ATCACCCGCCTCCCAGCCACCTATAACGAATGTGGGCGGCTCATTACCGAGGCGGTGGCCCACAACACGTGGGAAGACGTCGGCGTGCTCGCCCACACCAAACCCACCAAGCAGCGTCCCGTAACGTCCTATAAAGCCTATGAAGGGGAGGTCACGCTCTACGGGACCGCCTATCGAGCGGTGGTGGTCCACTCCAGCGCCCAGGACAAACGGCGGCAGCAGCGGCTGGCACGGGACATCCAGACCTCGTATAGCACTATGCAGACCGCGGCACGGGCTGCAGAGCACCAGGAGTATTTCTGCCGCGCCGATGCGGACGCCGCGGCGGCGCGGCTCCGCGCGGTCTCTGCTGCCTATCATCGGCTGGACGTCGCGGTGGAGGAACGGCTCGTGTATGGCCGGGGCCGGCCCAATGCCCACAAGCCGCGCCCGATCACAGCCAGACGCTATTGGCTGAAGACGGCCATCAGTCCCCAGACCGAGCGCATTGCTCGTACGGAGGAAGAGGCGGGCTGCTTCGTGCTGCTCACCAATGTGCCCACGGCGGGGGAACTCGCCCATAGTGCCCGGGACATCCTCACCGTCTACAAAGAGCAACATGGGACAGAGCAAAACTACGGGTTTCTCAAAGACCCGGTGCTGGTCAATAGTCTCTTTCTGAAGAAGCCAGAACGCATCGAAGCCTTGGGGCTCATCTTGTTGTTGGCCCTGCTGCTCTGGCGCTTGATGGAGCGCACCATGCGGACGTATGTGGACACCACCCGCACGCCCTTGCCAGGGTGGGACAAGAAAGCGACGGCGCGGCCGACAGCCTTCATGATGATCACGAAGTTTGCGGGCGTGATCGTCTTGAAGTGCGGCCACGGTCGGCAGCTCGCGCGCCCGCTCTCGGTCGTCCAACAGCACTATCTGACCGCCCTCGACGTGCCGGCCATCTGTTTCACGCTGCCCGCAGGCTAACAGAGGACTCCGATGGCAGCACGGCGCCTCTCACGACGGCACAAACAGATCCTCCAATGGTTAGCGGTGGACCACCAGCGCACCCGCGGCA
The nucleotide sequence above comes from Blastocatellia bacterium. Encoded proteins:
- a CDS encoding IS1634 family transposase gives rise to the protein MGLVLPPVEAYQVQHLPIVKAYADKIGLVETINQVVPTEMGVDPGTIVLGMILDTLSGRSPLYRLEEFFAHQDTALLLGKAVAPEAFNDDTVGRILERLYDVGTMKIFTACAVRADQVYGLDKRYVHFDTTSISVYGEYLPPEGQPDQQEPAVPFTITHGYSKAKRPDLKQFVFSTLCVDRAVPLWGTPEDGNASDKTINNTLLSGIATFLAQHGVAPGAYIYVADAALVTADNLAALGDTLFITRLPATYNECGRLITEAVAHNTWEDVGVLAHTKPTKQRPVTSYKAYEGEVTLYGTAYRAVVVHSSAQDKRRQQRLARDIQTSYSTMQTAARAAEHQEYFCRADADAAAARLRAVSAAYHRLDVAVEERLVYGRGRPNAHKPRPITARRYWLKTAISPQTERIARTEEEAGCFVLLTNVPTAGELAHSARDILTVYKEQHGTEQNYGFLKDPVLVNSLFLKKPERIEALGLILLLALLLWRLMERTMRTYVDTTRTPLPGWDKKATARPTAFMMITKFAGVIVLKCGHGRQLARPLSVVQQHYLTALDVPAICFTLPAG